A part of Carettochelys insculpta isolate YL-2023 chromosome 1, ASM3395843v1, whole genome shotgun sequence genomic DNA contains:
- the LOC142002178 gene encoding olfactory receptor 52E4-like — protein MSDSNTTHFINPSFFILLGIPGLEVAHVWISIPFCTIYIIAILGNFTILFIVKRETSLHEPMYYFLCMLAASDLAVSTTIMPKTLSLFWFNFREIDFHSCLTQMYFIHCFTTVESGIFVAMAFDRYVAICDPLRHSTILSNHVVAKIGLAIILRGSVLILPYPLLAIQWSYCRSNIIPHSYCEHIAVVKLACADTQVSNYYSLALAFYVIGLDVFFITVSYIQILRAIFVLPGKDTRLKTFWTCGSHLCVFSASYIPALFSILTHRFGHSVPLHLHILIANLYLLMPPMLHPIIYGVRTKPIRGSLLLLLNQKRT, from the coding sequence ATGTCAGATTCCAACACAACCCATTTCATCAACCCCTCCTTCTTCATCCTGCTGGGGATTCCTGGCCTGGAGGTGgcccatgtctggatctccatccccttctgcaccataTACATAATAGccatccttggcaacttcaccATCCTGTTCATCGTGAAGAGGGAGACGAGCCTTCATGAGCctatgtactatttcctctgcatgctggctgccAGCGACCTGGCCGTGTCTACGACCATCATGCCAAAAACTCTGAGCCTCTTTTGGTTCAACTTCAGGGAGATCGATTTCCAttcctgcctcacccagatgtactTCATTCACTGCTTCACGACGGTGGAGTCTGGGatctttgtggccatggcttttgatcgctacgtggccatctgtgatcccctgagacattccaccatcctgTCAAACCATGTAGTGGCCAAGATTGGGTTGGCCATTATTTTGCGAGGCAGTGTGCTCATACTACCCTATCCCCTCCTGGCAATACAGTGGTCATATTGCAGATCTAACATCATTCCCCACTCGTACTGTGAGCATATTGCTGTGGTGAAGCTGGCTTGTGCTGACACCCAAGTCAGTAATTACTACAGCCTCGCTTTGGCATTTTATGTCATTGGTCTGGATGTGTTTTTTATTACTGTGTCCTACATCCAGATCCTCAGAGCCATCTTTGTACTCCCTGGAAAGGACACTCGCCTGAAAACGTTTTGGACCTGTGGTTCCCACCTCTGTGTCTTTTCAGCCTCTTACATCCCAGCTCTCTTCTCCATCCTCACCCACCGGTTTGGTCACAGTGTGCCCCTGCACTTGCACATTCTCATTGCCAACCTGTACCTCCTCATGCCCCCAATGCTAcaccccatcatctatggggtgagGACCAAACCAATCCGGGGCAGTCTTCTCCTGCTCCTTAATCAGAAGAGGACCTAA